In a single window of the Bacillus mycoides genome:
- a CDS encoding amidohydrolase, whose product MKRTIMIICLILSMTWFSACTPGVGEGENGSFVLPNQLPKNVVFKNGTIYTSNDKQDIVEAVAVKEGKITFVGSNKDVEGFINEDTKVVDLQGRFILPGFVDNHNHIFEAKSPAAGNCSVSPDAALQEQRSYLKACKKDVKDGEWISGTGFSLEELLKDMDEKSEQQTPLQVLDELFPNNPVLIMERTSHSVWVNSKALEVAGINKETKDPQGGRIIRDPETGEPFGLLYDTAGDIVMEKAWNSQPNLFEKNYEGLLDGLDEVAKNGITTVGDGRLYWKRGWLDVWNKVNDEKKLTSRVVLRPWVYPNLNEAEQMEYFKKIKRDDVSSRMLINQVKMYSDGISINSTAKILEKYKFEWFKGTPYGLNYIPEGKMKWWLSELNKIGYGALIHTIGDGGVRESLNAIEAAKKEGANQPYTLTHVEMVEDSDINRFAKLGISADFQVGHDFAEDPKQSWASAYFTNQQMKRIMPLGRIWKTGANVSLSSDWDVNELNPLVTISNALSIEEKGLSDIYAAIDAYTIKPAKALGLDNITGSIEVGKSADMVLLNEDITKMSVDKIPNAKVLVTVLQGEVVYHKGK is encoded by the coding sequence ATGAAAAGAACAATCATGATTATTTGTCTGATTCTAAGTATGACATGGTTTTCAGCGTGTACTCCTGGAGTAGGAGAAGGTGAGAATGGTAGCTTCGTTCTACCAAATCAGTTGCCAAAAAATGTAGTGTTTAAAAATGGTACAATCTATACTTCAAATGACAAGCAAGACATTGTAGAGGCTGTAGCCGTTAAAGAAGGGAAAATTACATTTGTTGGTTCAAACAAAGATGTAGAAGGATTTATAAATGAAGATACGAAAGTGGTGGATTTACAAGGACGTTTTATTCTTCCTGGTTTTGTGGACAATCACAATCATATATTTGAGGCGAAATCACCAGCAGCAGGGAATTGTAGTGTTTCACCGGATGCTGCGCTGCAAGAACAACGCTCGTATTTAAAGGCTTGTAAAAAAGATGTGAAAGATGGCGAATGGATAAGCGGAACAGGATTTAGTTTGGAAGAGCTGTTAAAAGATATGGACGAAAAATCAGAACAACAAACGCCATTACAAGTTCTTGATGAGTTATTTCCTAATAACCCTGTATTAATTATGGAAAGAACTTCTCATTCTGTATGGGTTAACTCAAAAGCATTGGAAGTAGCGGGAATAAATAAAGAGACGAAAGATCCGCAAGGCGGAAGAATCATCCGGGATCCAGAAACAGGAGAACCTTTCGGGCTTCTGTATGATACAGCAGGGGATATCGTGATGGAAAAAGCATGGAATTCCCAGCCCAATCTCTTTGAAAAAAATTATGAAGGTTTGTTAGACGGTTTAGATGAGGTTGCGAAGAATGGTATTACTACAGTCGGCGATGGACGTCTTTATTGGAAACGAGGCTGGTTAGATGTTTGGAATAAAGTTAATGATGAGAAAAAGTTAACGTCGCGAGTAGTACTTCGTCCGTGGGTATATCCGAACTTAAATGAAGCAGAGCAAATGGAGTATTTCAAAAAAATTAAGCGTGATGATGTATCATCTAGAATGCTTATTAATCAAGTGAAGATGTATAGTGATGGAATTAGCATTAACAGCACAGCTAAAATACTAGAAAAATATAAATTTGAGTGGTTTAAAGGAACACCGTACGGTTTGAACTATATTCCAGAAGGAAAAATGAAGTGGTGGTTGAGTGAACTCAATAAAATTGGTTACGGTGCACTCATCCACACAATTGGAGATGGCGGAGTAAGAGAAAGTTTAAATGCAATTGAAGCAGCGAAAAAAGAAGGGGCGAATCAACCTTATACGCTTACACATGTGGAAATGGTAGAAGATAGTGATATAAATCGTTTTGCTAAGTTAGGTATTAGCGCTGATTTCCAAGTAGGTCATGATTTTGCAGAAGATCCTAAACAAAGCTGGGCAAGTGCGTATTTTACAAATCAACAGATGAAACGAATTATGCCGTTAGGACGCATTTGGAAAACAGGAGCAAATGTATCGCTTAGTAGTGATTGGGACGTAAACGAACTGAATCCACTTGTGACAATTTCGAATGCGTTAAGTATTGAAGAGAAAGGCTTATCTGATATATATGCAGCTATTGATGCTTATACAATTAAGCCCGCCAAAGCATTAGGCCTTGATAATATTACTGGTTCAATTGAAGTAGGTAAATCAGCCGATATGGTATTGCTAAATGAAGATATTACTAAAATGAGTGTCGATAAGATTCCGAATGCGAAAGTTTTAGTGACGGTTTTACAAGGAGAAGTAGTGTATCACAAGGGAAAATAA
- a CDS encoding agmatine deiminase family protein: protein MRNIENSLFYMPAEWENHEGTWLQWPHDKAHRGEGYRSKLDDIWVTMAKELHYGENVHIVVFDEEEKVHVQSKLIEANVDMDKIDFLIEETDDVWIRDNGPIFVKDKEGNLCLTHWVFNGWGDKYPYENDAVIPEKISEMYSIPKVKSSVCIEGGGIEINGNGTLMAAKTSIINENRNPTLNQEEIEIELTKYLGVTNFIWITGIRGEDNYDEDTDYHIDGAARFVNENTILYEYDPFGEGDSYLLEAQEKHYQELRQARNIDGNPFQLIPVPVTRKVVKEADCKGSYLNFYIGNEVVLVPIYGDEHDKLGLQIIEGQFPGRRIVGVYVNELYAYGGMIHCVTQQQVNK from the coding sequence ATGAGAAATATAGAAAATAGTTTGTTTTATATGCCTGCTGAGTGGGAAAATCATGAGGGGACATGGCTCCAATGGCCTCATGATAAAGCTCATAGAGGTGAAGGTTACAGATCTAAGCTAGATGATATTTGGGTAACGATGGCAAAGGAGCTTCATTACGGTGAGAATGTGCATATTGTTGTATTTGATGAGGAAGAAAAAGTACATGTACAATCGAAGTTAATTGAAGCGAATGTAGATATGGATAAAATTGATTTTTTAATTGAAGAAACGGATGATGTTTGGATAAGAGATAATGGACCGATCTTTGTAAAAGATAAGGAAGGCAATCTCTGTTTAACACACTGGGTATTTAATGGTTGGGGGGATAAATATCCGTATGAAAATGATGCTGTTATTCCGGAAAAAATAAGTGAAATGTATAGCATTCCAAAAGTTAAATCTAGTGTCTGTATAGAAGGTGGAGGAATAGAGATAAATGGAAATGGCACCTTAATGGCGGCAAAAACTTCTATTATAAATGAAAATCGAAATCCTACACTAAATCAGGAAGAGATTGAAATAGAGTTAACGAAGTATTTGGGAGTAACGAATTTTATATGGATAACTGGTATTCGCGGAGAGGATAATTATGATGAAGATACAGATTACCATATTGATGGGGCAGCGCGTTTTGTAAATGAAAATACAATTCTTTATGAATATGATCCTTTTGGGGAAGGAGATTCGTACCTTTTGGAGGCGCAGGAAAAGCATTATCAAGAATTGCGACAAGCGAGAAATATAGATGGAAATCCATTTCAGCTCATACCAGTACCGGTGACAAGAAAAGTGGTAAAAGAGGCAGACTGTAAAGGTTCGTATTTGAACTTTTATATTGGAAATGAAGTTGTATTGGTTCCTATATACGGTGATGAACATGATAAGTTAGGACTTCAAATCATTGAAGGGCAGTTTCCAGGAAGAAGAATTGTCGGTGTTTATGTAAATGAACTGTATGCGTATGGTGGTATGATTCATTGTGTGACGCAGCAACAAGTGAATAAATGA